From Eleftheria terrae, the proteins below share one genomic window:
- a CDS encoding glycerol-3-phosphate dehydrogenase/oxidase yields MQLRSTCLSELKTAVFDTLVIGGGINGAVTAAALSARGARTALIDARDFAGGSSQQSSNLAWGGIKYMETFEFGLVNQLCASRNHLIRSFPSSVQEMRFFTVHEKDFRHSLLKLFAGTWLYWLIGRGFTRTPRLLSVAQVRAEEPVVKLDRCDGGFEYSDAYLVDNDARFVFQFVRSAMDAGCAAVNYVESEGATRGADGLWSVQACDRVSRERFVIRARTLVNACGAFVDHHNARSGQRTEHHHVLSKGIHLIVRRITDSRRILTFFADDGRLFFAIPMGDKTCIGTTDTRVDHATPHVTEEDRRFVLDNINKRLNLAEPLTTADIISERCGVRPLVVKGSGKGTADWLQMSRKHVVESRPQDGHVSIFGGKLTDCLNVGEELCAEIERMGVTLPQGRRRWYGEPQATRRTDFLRQCEALGIDAAAPVAGDRTSERLWRLYGEEAFGLLEEIRTDRRAAEVLVEGSGYMRCEFAYCARREMITTLEDFLRRRSKLELTLGRRALRAAPGLMEACRLLFGSQAQLQYDAYFAVTPSSAGSTLAPLAMAA; encoded by the coding sequence ATGCAGCTCCGCTCCACCTGCCTGTCCGAGTTGAAAACCGCCGTGTTCGACACCCTGGTGATTGGCGGTGGCATCAACGGGGCGGTCACTGCGGCGGCCCTGTCGGCCCGGGGTGCCCGAACGGCGCTGATCGACGCGCGCGATTTCGCGGGCGGCTCCAGCCAGCAGTCGTCCAACCTGGCCTGGGGCGGCATCAAGTACATGGAGACCTTCGAATTCGGGCTGGTCAACCAGCTGTGCGCCTCGCGAAACCACCTGATCCGCAGCTTCCCGTCCTCCGTGCAGGAGATGCGGTTCTTCACGGTGCACGAGAAGGACTTCCGCCACTCGTTGCTGAAGCTGTTCGCCGGCACCTGGCTGTACTGGCTGATCGGCCGCGGTTTCACCCGCACGCCGCGGCTGTTGTCCGTGGCGCAGGTGCGGGCCGAGGAGCCGGTGGTGAAGCTCGACCGATGCGACGGCGGGTTCGAATACTCGGACGCCTACCTGGTCGACAACGACGCCCGATTCGTCTTCCAGTTCGTGCGTTCGGCGATGGACGCCGGCTGTGCTGCGGTCAACTATGTCGAGTCGGAGGGCGCCACGCGGGGGGCTGACGGGCTGTGGAGCGTGCAGGCCTGCGACCGCGTCAGCCGCGAGCGTTTTGTGATCCGGGCGCGCACCCTCGTCAACGCCTGCGGCGCCTTCGTCGACCATCACAACGCCCGCAGCGGGCAGCGGACCGAGCACCATCATGTGCTGTCCAAGGGCATTCACCTGATCGTCAGGCGCATCACCGACAGCCGGCGCATCCTGACCTTCTTCGCTGACGACGGCCGTCTGTTCTTTGCGATCCCGATGGGCGACAAGACCTGCATCGGCACCACCGACACCCGGGTCGACCATGCCACCCCGCATGTCACCGAGGAAGACCGCCGCTTCGTGCTCGACAACATCAACAAGCGTCTGAACCTGGCTGAACCGCTGACGACCGCCGACATCATCTCGGAGCGCTGCGGCGTGCGGCCGCTGGTGGTGAAGGGCAGCGGCAAGGGAACGGCAGACTGGTTGCAGATGTCGCGCAAGCACGTCGTCGAAAGCCGGCCGCAGGACGGCCACGTGAGCATCTTCGGCGGCAAGCTGACCGATTGCCTGAACGTCGGCGAAGAGCTGTGTGCCGAGATCGAGCGCATGGGCGTGACGCTGCCGCAAGGCCGGCGCCGCTGGTACGGCGAGCCGCAGGCGACGCGGCGCACGGATTTCCTGCGCCAGTGCGAGGCGCTGGGCATCGACGCGGCCGCGCCGGTGGCCGGCGACCGCACCAGCGAGCGCCTGTGGCGCTTGTATGGCGAGGAGGCCTTCGGCCTGCTGGAGGAAATCCGCACCGACCGCCGGGCGGCCGAGGTCCTGGTGGAGGGCAGCGGCTACATGCGCTGCGAATTCGCCTACTGCGCCCGGCGCGAGATGATCACCACGCTGGAGGATTTCCTGCGGCGCCGTTCCAAGCTGGAGCTGACGCTCGGCCGCCGGGCGCTGCGTGCCGCGCCCGGGCTGATGGAGGCATGCCGCCTCCTGTTCGGCAGCCAGGCGCAGTTGCAGTACGACGCCTACTTCGCCGTCACGCCGTCATCGGCCGGCTCGACGCTCGCGCCGCTGGCCATGGCGGCCTGA
- the fghA gene encoding S-formylglutathione hydrolase, translated as MALELLSSHGCFGGQQRFYRHDATRIGLPMRFGLYLPPQALDGARKVPVLFYLAGLTCTEETFAIKAGAQRAAAELGLALVTPDTSPRGAGLPGEAESWDFGVGAGFYLDATRSPWRKHWRMESYLVDELVTLVGEHFPVDVHRAGLFGHSMGGHGALALALRHPGCFRSVSAFAPIAAPTRCPWGRKAFAGYLGDDTRAWEAYDASCLMARQSEAPYPRGILIDQGLDDPYLAEQLHPEALEEACRQVGQPLTLRRHAGFDHGYYFIASFVEDHLRFHAERLAGTA; from the coding sequence ATGGCACTCGAACTGCTTTCCAGCCACGGCTGCTTTGGCGGCCAGCAGCGCTTCTACCGCCACGACGCCACCCGCATCGGCCTGCCGATGCGCTTCGGGCTCTACCTGCCTCCGCAGGCGCTGGACGGCGCCCGCAAGGTGCCGGTGCTCTTCTACCTGGCGGGCCTCACCTGCACCGAGGAGACCTTCGCGATCAAGGCAGGCGCCCAGCGCGCGGCTGCGGAGCTGGGCCTGGCCCTTGTCACGCCGGACACCAGCCCGCGGGGCGCCGGGCTGCCGGGTGAGGCCGAGTCCTGGGACTTCGGCGTCGGTGCCGGCTTCTACCTCGACGCCACCCGCTCACCCTGGCGCAAGCACTGGCGCATGGAGAGCTACCTGGTGGACGAGCTCGTCACCCTGGTCGGCGAGCACTTCCCGGTGGACGTCCACCGGGCGGGCCTGTTCGGTCACTCCATGGGCGGCCATGGCGCACTGGCGCTGGCGCTGCGCCACCCCGGCTGCTTTCGTTCGGTGTCCGCCTTCGCGCCCATCGCGGCGCCCACGCGCTGCCCCTGGGGCCGCAAGGCCTTCGCCGGCTACCTGGGCGACGACACCCGGGCCTGGGAAGCCTACGACGCCAGCTGCCTGATGGCTCGCCAGAGCGAGGCGCCCTACCCCCGGGGCATCCTCATCGACCAGGGCCTGGACGACCCCTACCTGGCGGAGCAACTCCACCCAGAGGCCTTGGAGGAAGCCTGCCGCCAGGTCGGCCAGCCGCTGACGCTGCGCCGGCATGCCGGCTTCGACCACGGCTACTACTTCATCGCCAGCTTCGTCGAAGACCACCTGCGCTTCCACGCCGAGCGGCTGGCCGGCACGGCCTGA
- a CDS encoding S-(hydroxymethyl)glutathione dehydrogenase/class III alcohol dehydrogenase: protein MKTRAAVAWKAGAPLTIEDVELDGPRDGEVLVEVKATGICHTDYYTLSGADPEGLFPAILGHEGAGVVVDVGPGVTSLKPGDHVIPLYTPECRQCKFCLSRKTNLCQAIRATQGKGLMPDGTSRFSLGGKPLFHYMGTSTFSNHIVAPAIAMAKIREDAPFDKVCYIGCGVTTGVGAVIFTAKVEAGANVVVFGLGGIGLNVIQGARMVGADRIIGVDINPAREDMARRFGMTHFINPKEVDNVVDAIVQLTDGGADYSFECIGNTTTMRQALECCHKGWGQSIIIGVAEAGAEIATRPFQLVTGRVWKGSAFGGARGRTDVPRIVDWYMEGKLKIDEMITHTLSLGQINEGFELMKRGESIRSVVVY, encoded by the coding sequence ATGAAGACCCGAGCCGCCGTTGCCTGGAAGGCCGGCGCCCCCCTCACCATCGAAGACGTGGAACTCGACGGCCCGCGCGACGGTGAAGTGCTGGTGGAAGTGAAAGCCACCGGCATCTGCCACACCGACTACTACACCCTCTCGGGCGCCGATCCGGAAGGACTGTTCCCTGCCATCCTGGGCCATGAAGGTGCGGGCGTGGTGGTGGATGTCGGCCCCGGCGTCACGTCGCTCAAGCCGGGCGACCATGTCATCCCGCTCTACACGCCCGAATGCCGGCAGTGCAAGTTCTGCCTGTCGCGCAAGACCAACCTGTGCCAGGCCATCCGCGCCACCCAGGGCAAGGGCCTGATGCCCGACGGCACATCCCGCTTCTCGCTCGGCGGCAAGCCCCTGTTCCACTACATGGGCACCTCGACGTTCTCCAACCACATCGTGGCTCCGGCCATTGCGATGGCCAAGATCCGCGAGGATGCGCCCTTCGACAAGGTCTGCTACATCGGCTGCGGCGTCACCACCGGCGTCGGCGCGGTGATCTTCACCGCCAAGGTGGAAGCGGGTGCCAACGTGGTGGTGTTCGGCCTCGGCGGCATCGGGCTGAACGTGATCCAGGGTGCCCGCATGGTGGGGGCCGACAGGATCATCGGCGTCGACATCAACCCCGCGCGTGAGGACATGGCACGCCGCTTCGGCATGACGCACTTCATCAACCCCAAGGAAGTCGACAACGTCGTCGATGCCATCGTGCAGCTGACCGATGGCGGCGCCGACTACAGCTTCGAGTGCATCGGCAACACCACCACCATGCGCCAGGCACTCGAGTGCTGCCACAAGGGCTGGGGCCAGAGCATCATCATCGGGGTGGCCGAAGCGGGCGCGGAGATCGCCACCCGGCCCTTCCAGCTCGTCACGGGCCGCGTCTGGAAAGGCTCGGCGTTCGGCGGTGCGCGCGGGCGCACCGATGTGCCGCGGATCGTGGACTGGTACATGGAAGGCAAGCTGAAGATCGACGAGATGATCACCCACACCCTCAGCCTGGGGCAGATCAACGAGGGCTTCGAGCTGATGAAGCGCGGCGAGTCCATCCGTTCGGTGGTGGTGTACTGA